In the Persephonella hydrogeniphila genome, one interval contains:
- a CDS encoding SPOR domain-containing protein: protein MKKIILLLTGIAVLIFTSCAPKVQKEEISQNARYYYKIGLSYLNSGNNSQALYYLNRAYQINPEDPEILNALGIAYSNVGEFEKAKKFFLKAIEKNPDKAETYTNLGALLAREKQYDKALWYFQKAAENPSYMKKDIAFYNIALIYKQKGNMKLYEENLKKAISYNAFLLPAYVSLGDYYLSQKKYEDALVVYLTAKDKGLVSPDIFFGLGKVYYYIGDYDKSKEYLLKAKKLAKNNDLLLIQINRFLKLVDKKIIEEAESKLEKEDKKQTEMVIPPVKTEKKEVKQIEKQITEKEEKKEEKQVEEKKEELKTEVAKKEAPKISKKVIRPKIRFYVLVGRFSDQKKAMEIVEKLKSKGFSPEIKEDFIDGTPVYSVIIGYFREYREASRFYRKNLKPLGLRGIVKFTRK from the coding sequence ATGAAAAAGATTATTTTACTGCTGACAGGGATTGCGGTTTTAATTTTTACTTCTTGTGCTCCTAAAGTACAAAAAGAGGAAATCTCTCAAAATGCCAGATACTACTACAAAATTGGTCTTTCCTATCTAAACTCAGGAAATAACTCACAGGCTCTCTACTACCTTAATAGAGCGTATCAGATAAATCCTGAAGACCCGGAGATACTTAATGCCTTAGGCATAGCATACAGCAATGTAGGGGAGTTTGAAAAAGCTAAAAAATTCTTTTTAAAAGCCATAGAAAAAAATCCAGATAAAGCAGAAACATACACCAATCTTGGAGCATTACTTGCAAGGGAAAAACAGTACGACAAAGCCCTGTGGTATTTCCAGAAAGCTGCTGAGAACCCTTCTTACATGAAAAAAGATATAGCCTTTTATAACATAGCCCTTATCTACAAACAAAAGGGAAATATGAAACTGTATGAGGAAAACCTGAAAAAAGCCATATCTTACAACGCATTTTTACTTCCTGCGTATGTATCTTTAGGTGATTACTATCTGTCTCAAAAAAAATATGAAGATGCTCTCGTTGTGTATTTAACAGCAAAAGACAAAGGTCTTGTTAGTCCTGATATATTTTTCGGACTGGGAAAAGTATACTACTACATAGGCGATTATGATAAATCAAAGGAATATCTCCTGAAAGCAAAAAAACTTGCAAAAAATAACGATTTACTTCTTATACAGATAAACAGATTTCTTAAGCTTGTTGACAAAAAGATCATAGAAGAAGCAGAAAGCAAATTAGAGAAAGAAGATAAGAAACAGACAGAGATGGTTATTCCTCCAGTTAAGACAGAAAAAAAGGAAGTTAAACAGATAGAAAAACAGATAACTGAAAAAGAAGAAAAGAAAGAAGAAAAACAAGTTGAGGAGAAAAAAGAAGAATTAAAGACAGAAGTAGCAAAAAAAGAAGCACCTAAGATATCCAAGAAAGTTATAAGACCTAAAATAAGATTTTATGTTCTGGTAGGTAGATTTTCTGACCAGAAAAAAGCTATGGAGATTGTTGAAAAACTTAAATCAAAAGGTTTTTCACCTGAGATAAAAGAAGATTTTATAGACGGTACACCTGTATATTCTGTTATAATAGGGTACTTCAGGGAGTATAGAGAAGCATCCCGATTTTATAGAAAAAATTTGAAACCTCTTGGACTGAGAGGAATAGTGAAATTTACAAGAAAGTAA
- the thiC gene encoding phosphomethylpyrimidine synthase ThiC — protein sequence MSKYRVLRSTVYGKTQMDYAREGIITPEMEYVAKREMLSPEAVRDEVARGRMVIPANINHYSLEPMGIGIAAKCKVNANIGNSAVVSDVETELEKLRVALKYGADTVMDLSTGGNIDEIREAIIKESPVPIGTVPIYQALQEVRTIDKLTEQDILDMIEHQAQQGVDYMTIHAGVLREFLPLVNHRLMGIVSRGGSIMAEWMTVHGKQNPLYTNFDKICEIFKKYDVTFSLGDGLRPGCINDASDEAQFAELKVLGELTKKAWEHGVQVMIEGPGHVPMDQIEMNIKKEMELCHEAPFYVLGPLVTDIAPGYDHIASAIGAAMAGWYGASMLCYVTPKEHLGLPNAEDVKQGLIAYKIAAHAADLARHRPGAKEWDDAMSKARYEFDWEKQFELAIDPETARKYHDETLPQEGYKSAKFCSMCGPSFCAYRISQNVQENIKEQEFLNINQQD from the coding sequence ATGAGTAAATACAGAGTCCTTAGAAGCACAGTGTACGGTAAGACACAGATGGACTATGCCAGAGAGGGAATCATCACTCCCGAGATGGAATATGTAGCGAAAAGAGAAATGTTATCTCCTGAAGCTGTCAGAGACGAAGTTGCAAGGGGTAGAATGGTAATTCCTGCTAATATAAATCACTACTCTCTTGAACCTATGGGTATTGGTATTGCGGCAAAATGTAAGGTGAATGCAAATATAGGAAACTCTGCTGTAGTTTCAGATGTAGAAACCGAACTTGAGAAATTGAGGGTTGCTCTAAAGTACGGTGCAGATACTGTAATGGATCTTTCTACAGGTGGAAATATTGATGAGATTAGAGAAGCTATTATAAAAGAATCTCCTGTTCCAATTGGAACTGTTCCGATATATCAGGCTCTACAGGAAGTTAGAACAATAGATAAACTTACCGAGCAGGATATTCTTGATATGATCGAGCATCAGGCTCAACAGGGAGTGGACTATATGACTATTCATGCAGGTGTTCTCAGGGAATTCTTACCTCTTGTTAACCATAGACTTATGGGTATTGTTTCAAGAGGTGGATCGATTATGGCAGAATGGATGACAGTCCACGGAAAACAAAATCCCCTTTACACAAACTTTGACAAGATATGTGAGATTTTCAAAAAATACGACGTTACCTTCTCACTTGGAGACGGTTTAAGACCTGGATGTATAAATGATGCCTCTGATGAGGCTCAGTTTGCTGAATTAAAAGTTCTTGGAGAACTGACCAAAAAAGCATGGGAACATGGTGTACAGGTTATGATAGAAGGTCCAGGGCATGTACCTATGGATCAGATCGAGATGAATATCAAAAAAGAGATGGAACTGTGTCATGAAGCACCATTTTATGTTCTTGGGCCTCTTGTAACAGATATTGCTCCCGGATACGATCATATAGCTTCTGCTATCGGAGCTGCTATGGCAGGATGGTATGGAGCCTCTATGCTGTGTTATGTTACTCCAAAAGAACACCTTGGTCTTCCAAACGCTGAAGATGTTAAACAGGGTCTGATAGCATATAAAATAGCAGCCCATGCTGCTGATCTTGCAAGACACAGACCGGGAGCAAAAGAATGGGACGACGCAATGTCAAAGGCAAGATACGAATTTGACTGGGAAAAACAGTTTGAGCTCGCTATCGATCCTGAAACAGCAAGAAAATACCATGATGAAACACTTCCACAGGAAGGATACAAATCTGCGAAGTTCTGTTCTATGTGTGGACCTTCTTTCTGTGCCTACAGAATTTCTCAGAATGTACAGGAAAATATAAAAGAACAGGAATTTTTGAATATCAATCAACAGGATTAA
- a CDS encoding two-component system sensor histidine kinase NtrB, translated as MEKFEKILESIDDPIVVVSKNGKILYINQAGYTLKSQLGNKGFSELVNSPLNLNFIKKGMSVKGLFKEINNNRFLIDAFPYEDGITLLIRDITRFIELEELSKKEGLIITVSKLLSSVFHDMKGPIGGIKGAAQLLKEDIQDKELIDDILYETKRIENMISEITLLAKPVQLSKKMINIHKVIDDAIKTLEKSFPEVYFERLYDPSLPDLYIDPDYMYRVLVNIIKNGIEAIKGKGKIRVSTGISWDKIYSPKGNKVFIKIKDSGKGVSEDMIDKLFIPFVSTKKKGMGIGLSSSYKIVKEHGGILRYIGDATFEILLPIPERGEK; from the coding sequence ATGGAAAAATTTGAAAAAATATTAGAAAGTATTGATGATCCAATAGTAGTTGTTTCGAAGAATGGGAAGATACTATATATAAATCAGGCAGGATATACACTAAAATCTCAGCTGGGGAATAAAGGATTTTCAGAACTGGTAAACTCTCCTTTAAATCTAAACTTCATAAAAAAAGGTATGTCTGTTAAAGGTTTATTTAAAGAGATAAACAATAATAGATTTCTTATAGATGCTTTTCCTTACGAAGATGGGATTACGCTCCTGATTCGAGATATCACAAGATTCATAGAGTTAGAAGAACTTTCAAAAAAGGAAGGCCTTATAATAACAGTATCAAAATTACTCTCCTCTGTATTCCACGACATGAAAGGACCTATAGGTGGAATAAAAGGGGCTGCTCAACTTCTGAAGGAAGATATTCAGGATAAAGAGCTTATAGATGACATTCTTTATGAGACAAAAAGAATAGAGAATATGATCAGTGAGATTACTCTCCTGGCAAAACCAGTTCAACTTTCTAAAAAAATGATAAATATACACAAAGTGATAGATGATGCTATAAAAACTCTTGAAAAATCATTTCCAGAAGTCTATTTTGAAAGACTTTATGATCCAAGTTTACCTGATCTTTACATTGACCCCGACTATATGTATAGAGTACTGGTCAATATAATAAAAAACGGGATTGAAGCAATTAAAGGAAAGGGTAAAATAAGAGTCTCGACAGGGATATCATGGGATAAAATATACTCTCCGAAAGGGAACAAAGTATTTATAAAGATAAAAGATTCAGGAAAAGGAGTTTCTGAAGATATGATAGATAAACTATTTATACCCTTTGTTTCTACAAAGAAAAAAGGTATGGGAATAGGACTCTCCTCATCTTATAAAATAGTAAAAGAACATGGAGGAATTTTAAGGTATATAGGTGACGCAACATTTGAGATACTGTTACCTATTCCTGAAAGAGGTGAAAAATGA
- the mnmG gene encoding tRNA uridine-5-carboxymethylaminomethyl(34) synthesis enzyme MnmG, translating to MIYDAEFDVVVIGGGHAGIEAALASAKLGAKTALITLDKEKIGLMPCNPAIGGIAKGIVVREIDAFGGEMGKAIDATGIQYKTLNTRKGPAVRSPRAQADKEEYRKYMVNRVSNTENLTLIEGEATDIFLKKNRNEIEGVEVDGKIKIKTKSVVVTTGTFLEGVIHIGDKQIPAGRMGEKPSNKLPDFYRRAGFPLQRFKTGTPARLDKRSIDFSGLEEAPGDEPPPKFSFWTEPYGSYWFKEGQKKQIPCYITYTTPETHKIIRENLHRTALYGGAIKGIGPRYCPSIEDKIVKFENKERHTVWLEPETKDGISIYPNGLSTSLPEEVQWEMYRSIPGLENVILLKPAYAIEYDIVPPTELYPTLETKKIKGLYHAGNFNGTTGYEEAAGQGIVAGINAALRAFGKEPFYIRRDEAYIGVMIDDLTTKGVIEPYRLFTSRSEYRLHLRQDNPVLRLYKKAYDLGMITEEQYRFVKDIEEEIKYWLERYKQEKIKINGKGVKVIELLKRSDIHVKDLEKYGADLPDKNYIQEEVDINVKYSGYFERERKMNEKMRHLENIKLPDDIDYSKIPGLTKEVVQKLSKARPITLGHAARLEGITPAAITAIMIYLEKIKRTKVGEN from the coding sequence ATGATTTACGACGCAGAATTTGATGTTGTAGTAATAGGTGGAGGACACGCTGGTATTGAGGCAGCTCTTGCCTCTGCAAAGTTAGGGGCAAAAACCGCCCTGATAACCCTTGACAAAGAGAAAATAGGTCTCATGCCATGTAATCCTGCAATTGGTGGAATAGCAAAGGGTATTGTTGTCAGGGAGATTGATGCCTTTGGGGGTGAGATGGGAAAAGCTATAGATGCAACGGGAATTCAGTACAAAACATTAAATACAAGGAAAGGACCTGCCGTTCGTTCACCAAGGGCACAGGCTGATAAAGAAGAGTACAGAAAATATATGGTCAACAGGGTTTCGAACACAGAAAACCTGACATTAATAGAAGGTGAAGCAACAGATATATTCTTGAAGAAGAACAGGAATGAGATTGAAGGTGTGGAAGTAGATGGAAAGATAAAAATAAAAACAAAATCTGTTGTTGTTACTACAGGAACATTCTTAGAAGGAGTAATACATATAGGAGACAAACAGATTCCAGCAGGGAGGATGGGAGAAAAACCATCAAATAAACTCCCTGATTTTTACAGGAGAGCAGGATTTCCCCTCCAGAGATTTAAGACAGGAACACCTGCAAGGCTTGATAAAAGAAGTATAGATTTCTCAGGTCTTGAAGAGGCTCCAGGAGATGAGCCACCACCAAAGTTTTCCTTCTGGACGGAGCCTTACGGCTCATACTGGTTTAAAGAAGGACAGAAAAAGCAGATACCGTGCTACATCACATACACAACTCCAGAAACCCACAAAATAATAAGAGAGAATCTTCACAGGACTGCTTTATATGGAGGTGCTATAAAGGGTATCGGTCCCAGATACTGCCCTTCTATAGAAGACAAAATAGTTAAATTTGAAAACAAAGAAAGACATACAGTATGGCTTGAACCGGAGACAAAAGATGGTATAAGTATTTATCCTAACGGGCTTTCCACATCTTTACCTGAAGAAGTTCAGTGGGAGATGTACAGATCTATTCCGGGGCTTGAAAATGTTATTCTTTTAAAGCCAGCCTATGCCATAGAGTACGATATAGTCCCCCCTACAGAGCTTTATCCTACTCTTGAAACAAAAAAGATAAAAGGTCTTTATCATGCAGGAAATTTTAACGGTACTACAGGTTATGAAGAGGCAGCGGGACAGGGAATTGTAGCTGGGATAAATGCCGCTTTAAGAGCTTTCGGGAAAGAACCGTTTTATATCAGAAGGGACGAAGCGTACATTGGTGTTATGATAGATGACCTGACGACAAAAGGTGTGATAGAGCCATATAGACTTTTTACATCAAGATCAGAGTACAGATTACATCTCAGGCAGGACAACCCTGTACTAAGGCTTTACAAAAAAGCTTATGATCTTGGAATGATTACAGAAGAACAGTACAGGTTTGTAAAAGATATAGAAGAAGAGATAAAATACTGGCTGGAAAGATACAAGCAGGAAAAAATAAAGATAAACGGAAAAGGTGTAAAGGTAATTGAACTTTTAAAAAGGTCTGATATACACGTCAAAGATCTTGAAAAATACGGAGCTGATCTACCAGATAAGAACTACATACAGGAAGAGGTAGATATTAATGTTAAATACTCAGGTTATTTTGAAAGAGAAAGAAAGATGAATGAAAAGATGAGGCATTTAGAAAATATCAAACTGCCTGATGATATAGATTACTCAAAGATACCTGGACTCACCAAAGAAGTTGTCCAGAAATTATCAAAAGCCAGACCTATAACACTGGGACATGCTGCAAGACTGGAAGGTATTACACCTGCAGCTATAACAGCTATTATGATCTACCTTGAAAAAATTAAAAGAACAAAGGTTGGGGAGAATTAA
- a CDS encoding HU family DNA-binding protein: MKKSELIEMLQDEFPEIDRKTIINIVNGTFEAMIEALSEGEKIEIRGLGTFKVKSRPAKIARNPKTGEKIKVPPKKVVHFKIGKVLKAKLNSKAGV, translated from the coding sequence ATGAAAAAATCAGAGCTTATAGAAATGCTTCAGGATGAGTTTCCTGAGATAGACAGAAAAACAATAATTAATATTGTAAACGGGACTTTTGAAGCTATGATTGAAGCCCTTTCAGAAGGTGAAAAAATAGAGATAAGAGGTCTCGGGACATTCAAGGTAAAATCCAGACCGGCAAAGATAGCAAGAAACCCTAAAACGGGAGAAAAAATTAAAGTCCCTCCAAAAAAAGTAGTCCATTTCAAAATAGGCAAAGTACTGAAGGCTAAACTCAACTCGAAGGCTGGGGTTTAA
- a CDS encoding DUF501 domain-containing protein, giving the protein MKSTDKVVENPPVIFDKKKKIFIPQPTRFWILDKELRKKISRLEEKGWIQKWEKKVTNDEKLFRFFISLHKKEIERRKKFLEEKEYPEYIIKKLLNTGIGGIESYNQKPFKVKCLHLWTAYHLGDPEFENPIGEWVLKEINKL; this is encoded by the coding sequence ATGAAGAGTACTGATAAAGTAGTAGAAAACCCTCCTGTTATATTTGATAAGAAGAAAAAAATCTTTATCCCTCAACCTACAAGATTCTGGATTTTAGATAAAGAGCTTAGAAAAAAAATATCAAGACTTGAGGAAAAGGGATGGATACAAAAATGGGAAAAAAAGGTAACAAATGATGAAAAACTGTTCCGGTTTTTTATCTCTCTCCACAAAAAAGAGATTGAAAGAAGAAAAAAATTTCTTGAAGAAAAAGAATATCCAGAATATATCATTAAAAAGCTTCTTAACACAGGGATTGGCGGAATAGAAAGCTACAATCAGAAACCATTTAAAGTAAAATGTCTGCATTTATGGACTGCATACCACCTTGGAGATCCTGAGTTTGAAAATCCCATCGGAGAATGGGTTTTAAAAGAAATAAATAAGTTGTAA
- a CDS encoding sensor domain-containing diguanylate cyclase — MKSIRTRLLIRVGLLLVILFIINQILEYKSFREINIYHAKNQSGIVAEMVRDSLTTLMDIGQIDKREIFLKNIRMNKRNIEEIRVIRGEKVIKQFGKGNPYEQIRSPEEKMVLETGKPFEKLEESIDKVSYILIIPYKAVPKGKIDCLKCHNVDAGDVLGAIYIKTDLTEIRASSLQNLLGTSIVSLIIFIATIFVIIRFFQPYTEFFSRLKKGLSRAREGDFTKRVFINTNDEAKEVADTYNETMDKLCNTLTSIEKKVSYLIGETPGKSTNALKDTYRIVDELVKIYNLKKIVEKDASKEDIYMRLRKLMRDMKIKKYSIYEVDYEKNRLIDIDESVKWCKEIVFSNADKCRVKRTGSEVISEEYACVCPNFINCEDGEAEELFSCIPIYVGGRVGIILQLVYSKEEKEEIKQKMPFIEAYLREVAPVIEAKSYMEKLRKQSLIDQLTGVYNRRFLEELGPKITAYALRKNIVVGILMIDVDYFKQVNDQYGHTVGDAVLKKVASIIKSNVRQSDIVVRYGGEEFLVIAIDVHKGDAEKIAEKIREKVEQSTISAEGVSLKKTVSIGVSEFPVDSDKFWQCIKYADIALYRAKEEGRNRVVRFQHEMWENEEY; from the coding sequence ATGAAATCTATAAGAACAAGACTACTTATAAGGGTAGGCCTCCTTCTTGTCATTCTATTTATTATCAACCAGATACTGGAATATAAAAGTTTCAGGGAGATAAACATCTACCACGCAAAAAATCAGTCAGGTATCGTTGCTGAGATGGTAAGGGACTCCCTTACGACACTCATGGATATAGGACAGATAGATAAAAGGGAGATATTCCTGAAGAATATCCGGATGAATAAAAGAAATATCGAGGAGATAAGGGTAATAAGAGGAGAAAAAGTCATAAAACAGTTTGGAAAAGGGAATCCTTACGAACAGATAAGATCGCCTGAAGAAAAAATGGTGTTAGAAACAGGAAAACCCTTTGAAAAACTTGAAGAAAGTATAGATAAAGTAAGCTACATTTTAATAATACCTTACAAAGCTGTTCCTAAAGGGAAAATAGACTGTCTTAAATGCCATAATGTAGATGCTGGCGATGTTTTGGGAGCTATTTATATAAAAACAGATCTTACAGAAATAAGAGCTTCTTCTCTTCAAAATCTGCTTGGAACTTCGATAGTATCTCTTATCATTTTTATAGCAACAATATTTGTGATAATAAGATTCTTCCAGCCATACACAGAGTTTTTCTCCAGACTGAAAAAAGGGCTGTCGAGAGCCAGAGAGGGAGATTTTACAAAAAGAGTGTTTATTAACACAAATGACGAAGCAAAGGAAGTGGCAGACACATACAATGAAACAATGGACAAGCTGTGTAACACATTAACCTCTATAGAGAAAAAGGTTTCATATCTTATAGGGGAAACTCCCGGTAAGTCTACAAACGCCCTGAAAGATACATACCGTATAGTCGATGAGCTTGTCAAAATATACAATCTGAAAAAAATAGTAGAAAAAGATGCCTCAAAAGAAGATATATACATGAGACTGAGAAAACTGATGAGGGATATGAAAATAAAAAAATACTCTATTTACGAAGTTGATTACGAAAAGAATAGACTGATAGATATTGATGAGTCTGTAAAGTGGTGCAAAGAGATTGTGTTTTCTAATGCAGACAAATGCCGTGTAAAAAGAACAGGCTCGGAAGTAATATCTGAAGAATACGCATGTGTATGTCCTAATTTTATAAACTGTGAAGATGGAGAAGCTGAAGAACTGTTTTCATGCATTCCTATTTATGTTGGAGGAAGGGTAGGTATAATTCTTCAGCTTGTCTACTCTAAAGAAGAAAAAGAAGAGATAAAACAGAAAATGCCATTCATAGAAGCCTATCTCAGGGAAGTTGCGCCTGTTATTGAAGCTAAATCTTACATGGAAAAACTAAGGAAACAGTCCCTTATAGACCAGCTTACAGGTGTATACAACAGAAGATTTTTAGAGGAACTTGGACCAAAAATAACAGCTTATGCCTTAAGAAAGAATATAGTAGTAGGTATACTTATGATTGATGTGGATTACTTTAAACAGGTAAATGACCAGTACGGACATACTGTAGGAGATGCTGTTCTTAAAAAGGTAGCTTCTATTATAAAAAGCAATGTAAGACAGTCTGATATTGTCGTCAGATACGGAGGAGAAGAGTTTCTTGTTATCGCTATTGATGTGCATAAAGGTGATGCAGAAAAGATCGCTGAAAAAATAAGGGAAAAAGTTGAGCAAAGCACAATATCTGCAGAAGGAGTTTCTCTCAAAAAAACAGTCAGTATTGGTGTCAGTGAATTTCCTGTTGACTCTGACAAGTTCTGGCAGTGTATAAAATACGCAGATATAGCCCTTTATAGAGCAAAAGAAGAGGGAAGAAACAGGGTTGTAAGATTTCAGCACGAGATGTGGGAGAATGAAGAGTACTGA
- a CDS encoding sigma-54-dependent transcriptional regulator, with amino-acid sequence MKALVFDDERTIRKVLEKILKKEGLEVKTFESGINATDIIKKEKPEIVFLDISLQDANGMDILKSMLVMENRPYVIMISGHDEYNYLIEAMKLGAFDYIPKPFDIDKIRRVIKEIREILSAKTVSDSSEVDIVGKSPAMKEVFKIVGRASASNQPVLITGESGTGKEVIANLIHRYSNRSDKPFIAINCAAIPSGLIESELFGYERGAFTGADRSRPGKFQAADGGTIFLDEISELPLEAQGKLLRVLQEMEVTPVGSNKRVKVDVRVIAATNKDLIKLVAENKFREDLFYRLSVIEINLPPLRERKEDIPELVELFTKQALKIHGLKKGGFTEEAVKLLAEYDFPGNIRELKNLVNKLIAIYRDRPITPDLIQIQTGAENKNSFDWKEGIKKEVSEMFIQEKKNIYTKIIEEAEKVVIEEILKYTKGNISEASKYLGIHRNTVHKKIEELNIDKGRE; translated from the coding sequence ATGAAAGCTCTTGTATTTGATGATGAAAGAACAATAAGAAAAGTACTTGAAAAAATACTAAAAAAAGAAGGATTAGAAGTGAAAACTTTCGAATCTGGAATAAATGCCACGGATATCATTAAAAAAGAAAAACCAGAAATAGTTTTCCTTGATATATCCCTTCAGGATGCCAACGGCATGGATATCCTGAAATCAATGCTGGTAATGGAGAACAGACCCTATGTGATAATGATATCTGGGCATGACGAGTATAACTACCTTATTGAAGCGATGAAACTTGGAGCTTTTGATTATATTCCAAAACCCTTTGATATAGACAAGATAAGAAGAGTGATAAAAGAGATCAGGGAGATACTGTCAGCCAAAACTGTTTCTGACTCTTCAGAAGTAGATATTGTAGGAAAAAGTCCTGCGATGAAAGAAGTATTTAAGATTGTAGGAAGAGCAAGTGCAAGTAATCAACCCGTCTTAATTACAGGAGAAAGTGGGACAGGAAAAGAAGTAATCGCAAATCTAATCCACAGGTACAGCAACAGATCAGATAAACCGTTTATCGCTATAAACTGTGCTGCAATCCCATCTGGACTTATAGAATCAGAACTGTTTGGCTATGAAAGAGGAGCATTTACAGGAGCAGACCGTAGCCGTCCCGGAAAATTTCAGGCTGCCGATGGAGGAACTATATTTTTAGACGAAATAAGTGAACTTCCCCTTGAAGCTCAGGGAAAACTTCTAAGGGTTCTTCAAGAAATGGAAGTAACCCCAGTAGGTTCCAATAAAAGAGTAAAAGTAGATGTAAGAGTTATAGCTGCAACAAATAAAGATCTTATAAAACTTGTTGCAGAAAACAAGTTCAGAGAAGACCTGTTCTATAGATTGTCTGTTATAGAGATAAATCTCCCTCCTTTAAGAGAAAGAAAAGAAGATATACCAGAGCTGGTTGAACTGTTTACAAAACAGGCTTTAAAAATACACGGTCTAAAAAAGGGAGGTTTTACAGAGGAAGCTGTAAAACTTCTTGCCGAGTACGACTTTCCTGGAAATATAAGAGAACTCAAAAACTTAGTTAATAAGCTTATTGCAATTTATAGAGATAGACCTATTACACCTGATCTTATTCAGATACAAACAGGTGCAGAAAATAAAAATTCATTTGACTGGAAGGAAGGAATAAAAAAAGAAGTATCTGAGATGTTTATTCAGGAGAAAAAAAATATATACACAAAAATTATAGAAGAAGCAGAAAAAGTTGTAATTGAAGAAATTTTAAAATACACTAAAGGTAATATATCTGAAGCTTCAAAGTATCTTGGAATTCATAGGAATACAGTTCACAAAAAGATTGAAGAACTTAATATTGATAAGGGAAGGGAATGA
- the thpR gene encoding RNA 2',3'-cyclic phosphodiesterase — MKKRIFIGSFVNIPDFRKKYTRIKKEFGGVIGGRWIPEENFHITFKFIGDISDNQINLIKQSLSAELDKDIQVSLQFKGLNAFPNIYNPRVFFINVYDSTGVLEQMNQSINRKLSYLGFPADNKPFKPHITLKRIKSVKKELFIERIKEFENALFGEQKSIQINIIESILRPEGALYKKVE, encoded by the coding sequence GTGAAGAAAAGGATCTTTATAGGCAGCTTTGTAAATATCCCTGATTTTCGGAAAAAATACACAAGGATCAAAAAAGAATTTGGAGGAGTAATAGGAGGGCGCTGGATTCCTGAAGAAAATTTCCATATCACATTTAAATTCATAGGAGATATTTCAGATAATCAAATAAATCTGATAAAACAAAGTCTTTCTGCAGAGTTAGACAAAGATATACAGGTAAGTCTTCAGTTCAAAGGATTAAATGCTTTTCCGAATATATATAACCCGAGAGTTTTCTTTATTAACGTTTATGACAGCACAGGGGTTCTTGAACAGATGAATCAAAGCATAAACAGGAAACTCTCCTATCTGGGATTTCCTGCAGATAATAAACCTTTTAAACCTCATATCACATTAAAAAGAATAAAATCTGTAAAAAAAGAGTTGTTTATAGAGAGAATAAAAGAGTTTGAAAATGCTTTATTCGGAGAACAAAAGAGTATACAGATAAATATCATTGAAAGTATTCTCCGACCGGAAGGGGCGTTATACAAAAAAGTGGAATAA